A genomic stretch from Gemmatimonadota bacterium includes:
- a CDS encoding PspA/IM30 family protein produces the protein MARGIFYRMADIVKANVNDLITRAEDPEKMIRQMILEMEEAVNKATASVGTAVANEKRLERQYLEKQDQIEAWQKKAEMAVEAGEDDLARRALERKAANQEATHDLEVALEESRKTSSQLKQQLTQLKAKLDEARTRQGTLIARRRAAEARKQIARGLSGVGEDAFSSFERFRQRIETEEAEAEAHQEMASVDPSLEEEFSKLERKSTVEDELNALKKKMGQKDA, from the coding sequence ATGGCACGCGGAATTTTTTACAGAATGGCCGACATCGTCAAAGCCAACGTCAACGACCTGATTACCCGCGCAGAAGACCCGGAAAAAATGATCCGCCAGATGATTCTGGAAATGGAAGAAGCCGTCAACAAAGCCACAGCCTCAGTCGGCACGGCTGTAGCCAATGAAAAACGTCTGGAAAGACAATATCTCGAAAAACAAGATCAGATCGAAGCATGGCAAAAAAAAGCCGAAATGGCCGTTGAGGCTGGCGAAGACGACCTTGCTCGCCGCGCCCTCGAGCGCAAAGCTGCAAATCAGGAAGCCACGCACGACCTTGAAGTAGCCCTCGAAGAAAGCCGTAAAACCTCATCCCAACTCAAACAGCAACTCACCCAACTCAAAGCCAAACTCGACGAAGCCCGCACCCGCCAGGGCACCCTGATTGCCCGACGTCGTGCGGCCGAAGCCCGCAAGCAAATCGCCAGAGGCCTCTCAGGAGTGGGAGAAGACGCTTTTTCGAGCTTTGAGCGATTCCGCCAGCGCATCGAAACAGAAGAAGCAGAAGCAGAAGCCCATCAAGAGATGGCGAGTGTCGATCCCTCTCTGGAAGAAGAATTTTCCAAACTCGAGCGCAAAAGCACAGTAGAAGACGAACTCAATGCGCTGAAAAAGAAAATGGGCCAAAAAGATGCGTGA
- a CDS encoding RNA polymerase sigma factor — translation MKTQDQTLIRASLSGDCRAFETLYHKYQSQIYGTLAQRISDRDTIDDLMQDTFFRAYRSLHTFKGQAAFSTWLTQIALNVYRSHLRSQQVRKNWIHQTEDPEVVHNVIRDLIPGALPDQIVEKRERIELVHQSIQNLPERYRKAMWLRYVMDWSYEEITQALRVPLGTVKTWLCRARRQLKSEFRKLGLQPG, via the coding sequence GTGAAAACACAGGATCAAACTCTGATTCGCGCATCCCTCTCGGGCGACTGCCGGGCATTTGAAACGCTCTACCACAAATATCAAAGTCAGATCTACGGCACCCTCGCACAGCGCATCTCGGACCGCGACACCATTGACGACCTGATGCAAGACACATTTTTTCGCGCCTATCGCTCGCTCCACACATTCAAAGGCCAGGCAGCATTTTCGACCTGGCTCACGCAAATTGCCCTCAATGTCTATCGCTCGCACCTGCGCTCGCAGCAAGTCCGGAAAAACTGGATCCATCAAACCGAAGACCCCGAAGTCGTTCACAACGTCATCCGCGACCTCATACCCGGCGCGCTCCCAGACCAGATTGTAGAAAAACGCGAACGCATAGAACTGGTTCACCAAAGCATTCAAAACTTACCCGAACGCTATCGCAAAGCCATGTGGCTGCGCTACGTCATGGACTGGTCCTACGAAGAAATCACACAGGCACTTCGCGTTCCGCTTGGAACCGTAAAAACCTGGCTGTGCCGCGCCCGCCGCCAACTCAAAAGCGAATTTCGCAAACTCGGTTTACAGCCCGGATGA
- a CDS encoding LysM peptidoglycan-binding domain-containing protein, protein MLRYIRVFLLASFLLSCAAHAPALTETYVVQRGDSLWEIADQFSMSVSELKRSNGLKSHHIYPGQRLLIRSQRLPTRSSSGVEYVVRRGDSLSKIAARFSMSVSELKRINGLRSNNIYPGQRLRTRSYTVQSSRSRPSSGYVEMDYVVRRGDTLSKIAAQYSLGLTELKRSNGIRSDRIYVGQRLKIRTRLKKITMDNGPYYFSRPKAAVQRSRGYREVPPKKPIEDYRSARNLMGVFNANISSDMRRDSRSLKGWRIVLDPGHGGRDPGAIVSSLDGNNRSVYVVEDEFVYDIALRLYQKLRLAGAEVEMTVISPNHLIRENNPPARTFVHEQNEVYNDASANRRNSFSVRPGLDNIVQRVKIANRFFARRGKTLFISLHADNTPNRPKGPLVIYWSRRGKIDSRSRSFARIMERALDLPDVPAQIGGRNLAVLRGNLAQAEILVEIRNVHHKGEAWALRSHKIRDSDADRIFRGILNYAKRY, encoded by the coding sequence ATGCTTCGATATATCCGAGTGTTTTTATTGGCCAGCTTCCTTTTGTCGTGTGCGGCACATGCGCCTGCTTTAACAGAGACTTATGTGGTGCAAAGAGGGGATTCTCTGTGGGAAATTGCCGATCAGTTTTCCATGAGTGTGTCCGAACTCAAGCGGAGCAATGGGTTAAAGTCGCATCACATTTACCCGGGACAAAGACTGCTCATTCGCTCACAAAGGCTTCCCACGCGCTCCTCCAGTGGGGTAGAATACGTGGTGAGGAGGGGAGATTCACTTTCTAAAATCGCCGCGCGGTTTTCTATGAGTGTGTCCGAACTGAAGCGGATCAATGGGTTGAGGTCGAATAATATTTATCCCGGACAAAGGCTTCGCACGCGTTCTTATACTGTTCAATCGTCTCGCTCCCGTCCATCTTCTGGCTACGTAGAAATGGACTATGTGGTGAGGAGGGGGGATACGCTTTCTAAAATTGCCGCACAATATTCCCTGGGTCTGACCGAGCTCAAGCGGAGCAATGGCATCCGGTCGGATCGCATTTATGTGGGCCAGAGGTTAAAGATACGGACTCGGTTAAAAAAGATCACGATGGATAATGGTCCATATTATTTTTCTCGTCCCAAAGCCGCTGTGCAACGCAGTCGGGGATATCGGGAAGTGCCCCCCAAAAAGCCGATTGAAGATTATAGGAGTGCCCGAAATTTGATGGGTGTGTTCAATGCAAATATTAGTTCTGATATGCGTCGAGATAGCAGATCATTAAAAGGCTGGCGCATTGTGCTCGACCCGGGGCACGGTGGACGCGACCCGGGTGCTATTGTTTCCAGTTTAGATGGCAATAATCGTTCGGTTTATGTGGTTGAAGACGAATTTGTTTACGATATCGCGTTGCGTTTGTACCAAAAACTGAGGCTTGCAGGTGCCGAGGTGGAGATGACGGTGATTAGTCCAAATCATCTCATTCGGGAAAATAATCCGCCTGCGAGGACGTTTGTACACGAACAAAACGAAGTCTATAACGACGCAAGTGCCAACAGGAGAAATAGTTTTTCAGTGCGTCCGGGGCTTGACAATATTGTACAAAGAGTAAAAATAGCCAACCGTTTCTTCGCAAGGCGTGGGAAGACTCTGTTTATATCGTTGCATGCGGACAACACGCCCAATCGCCCAAAGGGTCCGCTGGTTATTTATTGGAGCAGGCGCGGAAAGATCGATTCTCGGTCCCGGTCATTTGCGCGGATTATGGAAAGGGCACTCGATCTGCCAGATGTGCCCGCTCAAATTGGGGGGCGCAATCTGGCGGTGTTGCGGGGCAATCTGGCGCAGGCAGAAATTCTGGTGGAAATACGCAATGTACACCATAAAGGCGAAGCCTGGGCGTTGCGGTCTCACAAGATACGCGACTCCGATGCGGATCGCATTTTTCGCGGGATATTAAATTACGCGAAGAGGTATTAG